Proteins from a single region of Hordeum vulgare subsp. vulgare chromosome 6H, MorexV3_pseudomolecules_assembly, whole genome shotgun sequence:
- the LOC123405488 gene encoding uncharacterized protein LOC123405488, which translates to MSIWSRTGCRPLRAPLTPPRAAFRRPAPTTTTLPSRWWPLHLGRWMLRTARGMIGCIAWLVPRLPAWDAVVSLGVAGRGTATTREGRVQAGVGPRRTSSFVAATRVLHLALRLRSAVAAYPRLPGADRGSPRAVARGLGGPPRRRDASRGRAKLSLPLQGLPGTPAPTPRPPSPPPSRGAASAEKTRSRISSGRRRSPPSPLSSSTAWRPTSTSPQRQRLQPLSSSTRPL; encoded by the coding sequence ATGTCGATATGGTCGAGGACTGGATGCCGCCCTCTCCGCGCTCCTCTCACTCCGCCCAGAGCGGCCTTCCGTCGTCCGgctccgacgacgacgacactcCCTTCCCGGTGGTGGCCCCTGCATCTTGGACGATGGATGTTGAGGACGGCCAGAGGAATGATCGGCTGCATCGCCTGGCTCGTGCCCCGGTTGCCAGCATGGGATGCCGTGGTGAGCCTCGGGGTGGCCGGTCGAGGGACCGCGACGACGAGGGAGGGCCGGGTGCAGGCGGGCGTAGGTCCTCGAAGGACGTCCTCCTTCGTCGCGGCGACTCGCGTGCTCCACCTCGCGCTGCGCCTCCGCAGCGCTGTCGCAGCCTATCCCCGCCTGCCAGGCGCGGATCGAGGGAGTCCTCGGGCCGTCGCTCGGGGGCTGGGAGGGCCACCGCGTCGGCGAGATGCCAGTCGAGGCCGCGCCAAACTATCCCTACCCCTTCAGGGGCTGCCAGGGACACCGGCTCCGACACCGCGGCCACCCAGCCCGCCCCCGTCGCGAGGAGCAGCATCAGCGGAAAAGACCCGGTCGAGGATTTCTTCAGGACGGCGAAGAAGCCCACCATCGCCTCTGTCATCGTCGACGGCCTGGCGGCCGACGTCCACATCGCCGCAGAGGCAGCGGTTGCAGCCTCTCTCGAGTTCGACGAGGCCCCTCTAG
- the LOC123404388 gene encoding uncharacterized protein LOC123404388 isoform X2 has translation MRRRPGSGSASAALHSFHSSRLCVTRQRACGPSRESAAAGSRKMTPPPPSLHPLRRPTRWTRGTARSSAATSGSCPGVQPQGTLPTAGSWPRRRRGVQYYSSPSISIARTDILNVSIVMFL, from the exons ATGCGTCGGCGACCAGGCTCTGGATCCGCATCCGCTGCCCTCCACTCTTTCCACTCCTCGAGGCTATGTG TTACTCGCCAACGTGCGTGTGGCCCTTCTCGTGAATCGGCCGCCGCTGGCTCAAGGAAgatgacgccgccgccgcccagtcTTCACCCACTCCGCCGGCCGACACGGTGGACGCGTGGTACCGCGCGCTCGAGTGCGGCGACTTCTGGTTCCTGCCCAGGTGTACAACCGCAAG GTACCCTCCCCACGGCTGGAAgctggccaaggaggaggagaggcgtGCAATATTATTCTTCACCTTCAATATCTATTGCACGGACTGATATTTTGAATGTGTCAAT tgtaatgttcttgtag
- the LOC123404388 gene encoding uncharacterized protein LOC123404388 isoform X1, whose protein sequence is MRRRPGSGSASAALHSFHSSRLCVTRQRACGPSRESAAAGSRKMTPPPPSLHPLRRPTRWTRGTARSSAATSGSCPGVQPQGTLPTAGSWPRRRRGVQYYSSPSISIARTDILNVSMMTSCRISSMSHRRVE, encoded by the exons ATGCGTCGGCGACCAGGCTCTGGATCCGCATCCGCTGCCCTCCACTCTTTCCACTCCTCGAGGCTATGTG TTACTCGCCAACGTGCGTGTGGCCCTTCTCGTGAATCGGCCGCCGCTGGCTCAAGGAAgatgacgccgccgccgcccagtcTTCACCCACTCCGCCGGCCGACACGGTGGACGCGTGGTACCGCGCGCTCGAGTGCGGCGACTTCTGGTTCCTGCCCAGGTGTACAACCGCAAG GTACCCTCCCCACGGCTGGAAgctggccaaggaggaggagaggcgtGCAATATTATTCTTCACCTTCAATATCTATTGCACGGACTGATATTTTGAATGTGTCAAT gatgacaagttgtcgcatctcgagcatgtctcataggagagtggaatga